In one window of Musa acuminata AAA Group cultivar baxijiao chromosome BXJ3-2, Cavendish_Baxijiao_AAA, whole genome shotgun sequence DNA:
- the LOC135631961 gene encoding fasciclin-like arabinogalactan protein 2, with protein MQRAFPLLAASLLLLAAAATLPVARGHNITKILAQHPEFSTFNHYLAVTHLANEINRRLTITVLAVDNSGMGDLLAKHLSILTLRNVLALHILTDYYGAKKLHQLTGGSTISSSVFQSSGHAPGTTGYINITDHRRGKVTFITEDAGGAAPAVFVKSVKEIPYNISILQISTILTSPEAEAPVAAPAPVNLTEAMSRKGCKAFADMLLARRDVLQTFQDNLDSGLTVFCPDDDAVTAFAPKYKNLTAEGKASLLLFHGVPVYYSPQLLKSNAAAMSTLATSGHSKNFHYSVRTDGDSITLKTHIVTATITSTVVDQDPDAIYAVDKVLEPRELFKVPEVVKADAPAPAPAAPAPKKAKHAHGAKHASPPTPAGPDEAPADADEEASDNAASSVGAAAGRWLTTAAAATVAAAVISVL; from the coding sequence ATGCAGCGAGCTTTTCCTCTCCTCGCCGCTTCTCTCCTGCTGCTGGCCGCGGCCGCCACCTTGCCGGTGGCGCGCGGCCACAATATAACCAAGATCCTGGCGCAGCACCCGGAGTTCTCCACCTTCAACCACTACCTTGCCGTCACGCACCTGGCTAACGAGATCAACCGCCGGCTCACCATCACGGTGCTGGCCGTCGACAACTCAGGCATGGGGGACCTCCTCGCAAAGCACCTGTCGATCCTCACCCTTCGCAACGTCCTCGCCCTCCACATCCTCACCGACTACTACGGCGCCAAGAAGCTCCACCAACTTACCGGTGgctccaccatctcctcctccgtCTTCCAGTCCTCCGGCCATGCACCCGGCACCACCGGCTACATCAACATCACCGATCACCGACGTGGCAAGGTCACGTTCATCACCGAGGACGCCGGTGGCGCTGCGCCCGCCGTCTTCGTCAAGTCCGTGAAGGAGATCCCCTATAACATCTCCATCCTGCAGATAAGCACCATCCTCACCTCCCCCGAGGCGGAGGCCCCCGTGGCGGCGCCCGCACCCGTCAACCTCACCGAGGCCATGAGCCGGAAGGGCTGCAAGGCCTTCGCCGACATGCTCCTTGCCCGCCGCGACGTCCTACAGACCTTTCAGGACAACCTCGACAGCGGGCTCACCGTCTTCTGCCCCGACGACGATGCCGTCACGGCTTTCGCCCCCAAGTACAAGAACCTCACAGCCGAAGGCAAGGCCTCCCTCCTTCTCTTCCACGGCGTGCCCGTGTACTACTCCCCCCAGCTCCTCAAGAGCAACGCCGCCGCCATGAGCACCCTGGCCACCAGCGGCCACAGCAAGAACTTCCACTACAGTGTGAGGACCGATGGCGACTCCATCACGCTCAAGACCCACATCGTAACCGCCACCATCACCTCCACCGTCGTCGACCAGGACCCCGACGCTATCTACGCCGTCGACAAGGTGCTCGAGCCCCGGGAGCTGTTCAAGGTCCCCGAGGTCGTCAAGGCCGACGCCCCCGCACCGGCCCCAGCCGCCCCCGCGCCCAAGAAGGCCAAGCACGCGCACGGAGCCAAGCATGCGTCGCCACCCACCCCGGCCGGCCCGGACGAGGCGCCCGCGGACGCAGACGAGGAGGCGTCGGACAATGCTGCATCCAGTGTCGGCGCCGCCGCCGGGAGGTGGCTCACCACCGCCGCGGCTGCTACTGTAGCGGCAGCAGTCATATCAGTCCTCTAA